In Nocardioides bizhenqiangii, the DNA window CAGTACGCACGGGTACCTCCGGGGGTGGGGTGAGGGGGAGATCAAACCACGCGCCGGCGACCGGTAGAGGTAGAACAGGTTACAGTTCTGCGGTGGCTCCGTCCGTCTTCAGCCCCGTCGGCCTCGGCCCGGTGCGGCTGCGCAACCGGACGGTCAAGGCCGCGACGTTCGAGGGGCGGACGCCGGACGGTGAGGTGACCGACGCCCTCATCGACTACCACCGGGCGCCCGCGCGCGGCGGCATCGGTCTGACGACGGTGGCCTACCTCGCCGTCGCGCCGGAGGGCCGCACCCACGCCGAGCAGATCGTTCTCGGACCGCGGGCGCTGCCCGGGCTCACGCGGCTGACCGAGGCCGTGCACGACGAGGGCGCCGCCGTCGCCGGTCAGGTCGGGCACGCGGGTCCGGTCGCCAACGGGCGCTCCAACGGCATCCGCGCGATCTCCGCCAGCTCGCTGCCCAGCCCGCTGTCGATGCAGATGATCAAGACCGCCACCGAGCAGGACCTCACCCGGGTCACGAGGGCGTACGTCGACGCCGCCCGGCTCCTCGTCCGCGCCCGGTTCGACGTGCTCGAGCTCCACATGGCGCACAGCTACCTGATCTCCTCCTTCCTCGCGCCGGGACTGAACCGCCGCAAGGACCGCTGGGGTGGGCCGCTCGAACGCCGCGCCCGCCTCGCCCGGCAGGTGGCACGCGCCGTACGGGAGGAGGTCGGTGACGCCATGGCGCTCACGGCGAAGGTCAGCGTCTCCGACGGCTTCCGCGGGGGAGTCACCACCGACGAGGGCCTGGAGCTCGCGCGACTGCTCGAGGCGGATGGCCATCTCGACGCGCTCCAGCTCTCGGGCGGGTCGTCCCTGATGAACCCGATGTACCTCTTCCGTGGCGAGACCCCGGTCGCGGAGTTCGCCGACGCCATGCCGCCGATCGTGAGGTGGGGCATGAAGACGCCGTTCGGACGGGGGTTCCTCAAGCGGTACGAGTTCGAGGAGGGCTACTTCAGGGACAAGGCGCTCCGCTTCCGGCACGAGCTCTCGATGCCGCTGATGCTGCTCGGCGGCATCAACCGGCTGGACACGATGGAGCGGGCGATCGCTGACGGCTTCGACTTCGTCGCCATGGGCCGGGCGGTGCTGCGGGAGCCCGACCTGGTGAACCGGCTGCAGCTCGGGATCTCCCGCGCCGGCATCTGCACCCACTGCAACCGGTGCATGCCGACGATCTACACCGGCACCCGCTGCGTGGAGTGGGGCCCGGGCGAGACCATCCCCGTCGCCTGACCGCCCGATTCGCCGTGGTCAGCCCCCGATCCACGGTGGTCAGCTCCGGATTCGACGTCTCGGTATCCAGAAAGTAGAACCTGTTCTAGTATCCACGCATGTCGCAGGTGATTCCCGAGAAGCCGCTCCGTGTCGTCGTCTGGTCCACCGGGACCATCGGGAGGCACGCCATCGCGGGCGTCGATGCCCATCCCGATCTAGAGCTGGTCGGAGTGTGGACCTCCACCGAGGCGAAGAGCGGCGCCGACGCGGGCGAGCTCGCCGAGCTGGGACGGGAGC includes these proteins:
- a CDS encoding NADH:flavin oxidoreductase produces the protein MAPSVFSPVGLGPVRLRNRTVKAATFEGRTPDGEVTDALIDYHRAPARGGIGLTTVAYLAVAPEGRTHAEQIVLGPRALPGLTRLTEAVHDEGAAVAGQVGHAGPVANGRSNGIRAISASSLPSPLSMQMIKTATEQDLTRVTRAYVDAARLLVRARFDVLELHMAHSYLISSFLAPGLNRRKDRWGGPLERRARLARQVARAVREEVGDAMALTAKVSVSDGFRGGVTTDEGLELARLLEADGHLDALQLSGGSSLMNPMYLFRGETPVAEFADAMPPIVRWGMKTPFGRGFLKRYEFEEGYFRDKALRFRHELSMPLMLLGGINRLDTMERAIADGFDFVAMGRAVLREPDLVNRLQLGISRAGICTHCNRCMPTIYTGTRCVEWGPGETIPVA